The following coding sequences lie in one Heyndrickxia oleronia genomic window:
- a CDS encoding DUF5693 family protein — translation MKKWLWIVLIIFLLLNVPAIYSRFTTEWDNNTYEMIVPNDEIKELVDNDPTLKEDHVYDELRKAGLESVSVEPETLKSLEENGQLSIISKEAMAEKMLFDHIDVNGNREFKKNGIFVYIDPDSTYLSSIQKVFEDIKEVKVDDRTFYFIPGDSKKLDDIPLGFNEDVIQKLKSHDFKVVPRISNEIDENNKFVIDQVTSMKDDKSKSFLFLGDEVLGFPNGKAIANWSTKFKENGYSVLGIEFADQKGFASVAHTFDYNVIRLHSINLDDQSNVASVDRVVRAVKERNIRAIYMHLKTGEPKDVLKDTTSFLTDVHEKMPGKFHAGIAEPFKHINTPFWSKAVALLAGVLFATLAAFVVFNKRWAFVIGGIGLIGAIVALFTNSHLLAQVFALVIAVITPVFAIVPKKEIRSFKDIILSYLRAAIISLIGIFIVVSILNGNEYLVKIQMFRGVKLLYILPILFMVVYALWGNIKKLLVTNIRYWHVAVLIVLAGVAYYYLSRTGNEGSVSSIELKIRQLIEETLYVRPRTKEFLIGFPIYLLGLHIMRLNKKVGLFFLIPGVIGFLSLVNTFTHLHIPLYVSLLRSAYSLVLGFIVGVIFIVVFSFIYKYIRTVFKLRWK, via the coding sequence TTGAAGAAATGGTTATGGATCGTTCTTATTATCTTTCTTCTATTAAATGTTCCAGCGATTTACTCACGTTTTACAACAGAATGGGATAATAATACATACGAAATGATTGTCCCGAATGATGAAATTAAGGAACTAGTTGATAATGATCCAACATTAAAAGAAGATCATGTTTATGATGAATTAAGGAAAGCGGGACTTGAATCCGTAAGTGTTGAACCAGAAACGTTAAAGAGTTTAGAAGAAAATGGCCAATTGTCAATTATTAGTAAAGAAGCAATGGCAGAAAAAATGCTATTTGATCATATAGATGTGAATGGAAATCGTGAATTTAAAAAGAATGGGATCTTTGTTTATATCGATCCTGATTCAACATATCTTTCTAGTATTCAAAAGGTTTTTGAAGATATCAAAGAGGTTAAAGTGGATGATCGAACATTTTACTTTATCCCAGGGGATAGTAAAAAGCTTGATGATATCCCATTAGGGTTTAATGAGGATGTTATCCAAAAGCTAAAGTCACATGATTTTAAAGTGGTCCCACGTATCTCTAATGAAATAGATGAAAATAATAAATTTGTAATAGACCAAGTTACTTCAATGAAAGATGATAAGTCAAAGAGCTTTTTATTTTTAGGAGACGAAGTATTAGGGTTCCCGAATGGAAAAGCTATTGCAAATTGGTCTACGAAATTTAAAGAAAATGGATACTCAGTTTTGGGTATTGAATTTGCTGATCAAAAGGGATTTGCGAGTGTAGCACATACTTTTGATTATAATGTTATTCGACTTCATAGCATTAACTTAGATGATCAATCAAACGTGGCAAGTGTCGATCGTGTTGTACGTGCGGTTAAGGAACGAAATATACGTGCCATTTACATGCATCTAAAAACGGGTGAACCGAAGGACGTATTGAAGGATACAACGTCATTTTTAACAGATGTACATGAAAAAATGCCTGGGAAGTTTCATGCGGGGATTGCAGAGCCATTTAAACACATTAATACACCATTCTGGTCTAAGGCTGTAGCTTTATTAGCAGGTGTTTTATTTGCAACATTGGCTGCCTTTGTTGTATTCAATAAACGCTGGGCATTTGTCATCGGTGGTATTGGTTTAATTGGTGCAATTGTAGCTTTATTTACTAATAGTCATCTATTAGCCCAAGTATTTGCTTTAGTTATTGCCGTTATTACTCCGGTTTTTGCTATTGTACCGAAGAAGGAAATTCGTTCATTTAAGGATATTATTCTTTCCTATTTGCGTGCAGCGATTATCAGTTTAATCGGAATATTTATTGTCGTGTCAATCTTAAATGGCAATGAATATTTAGTCAAAATCCAGATGTTTAGAGGGGTTAAACTACTATATATTTTACCTATCCTATTTATGGTTGTTTACGCATTGTGGGGAAATATCAAAAAATTACTAGTAACGAATATTCGTTATTGGCATGTGGCTGTTTTAATTGTCTTAGCAGGTGTCGCATATTATTATTTAAGTCGTACAGGAAATGAAGGTTCAGTTAGTTCTATTGAGCTGAAAATTAGACAATTAATTGAGGAAACATTATATGTTCGACCAAGAACGAAAGAATTTTTAATTGGTTTTCCAATCTATCTATTAGGTCTGCATATCATGAGATTGAATAAAAAAGTCGGTTTGTTTTTCCTTATTCCTGGTGTAATTGGGTTTTTATCATTAGTTAATACCTTTACACATTTGCACATACCATTGTATGTCTCCCTTTTAAGAAGTGCTTATAGTTTAGTATTAGGATTTATTGTAGGGGTTATTTTCATAGTTGTATTCTCATTTATTTATAAATATATTAGGACGGTTTTTAAATTGAGGTGGAAGTAA
- the csaB gene encoding polysaccharide pyruvyl transferase CsaB, giving the protein MQVVISGYYGFNNVGDEAILFSIIQALRLQDPSIKITVLSNNPDSTAKLYDVEAVNRWKLKEIINALKSADGLISGGGSLLQDETGFRSVPYYSGIMKIAQWLHKPVFVYSQGMGPFNKSYSKWIVKSALNKAKQITVRDEESKELLRSIGISKQISIVPDPVMGLSIGQVKNTWLQEQSFPESLICVSVRDWPTENHYKEKIALALDRCVENGVGVLFIPMHGKHDDLASQEVAGLMKQESSIYPYDASIEEKIDMIGKSDLLFGMRLHSLIFAAITYTPFIALSYDPKIDAFASRVKQPVLGHVKDTGWDDETVFTELERMLEQRNNERKKLIEIVEPLKEEAIHVAKSAIEVFHSK; this is encoded by the coding sequence ATGCAAGTGGTTATTTCAGGCTATTACGGGTTTAATAATGTAGGGGATGAAGCCATTTTATTTTCTATTATCCAGGCGCTTAGGCTTCAAGACCCATCGATAAAAATAACTGTGTTATCTAATAACCCTGATTCCACAGCGAAGTTATACGATGTTGAGGCTGTCAACAGATGGAAATTAAAAGAAATAATCAATGCATTAAAGTCAGCCGACGGTCTTATTAGTGGAGGTGGAAGCCTACTTCAAGATGAAACAGGCTTCAGAAGTGTACCTTACTATTCCGGGATTATGAAAATTGCACAATGGCTTCACAAACCTGTTTTTGTCTATTCACAAGGTATGGGACCATTTAATAAATCATATAGTAAATGGATAGTAAAAAGCGCGTTAAATAAAGCAAAACAAATTACAGTTCGAGACGAGGAGTCTAAAGAATTATTACGTTCCATTGGTATTAGTAAGCAAATTTCGATCGTTCCAGATCCGGTCATGGGTCTTTCAATAGGCCAAGTAAAAAACACTTGGCTTCAAGAACAATCATTTCCAGAATCATTAATTTGTGTTAGTGTCCGTGATTGGCCAACAGAAAATCACTATAAGGAAAAAATTGCCTTAGCTTTGGATCGATGTGTTGAAAATGGAGTGGGTGTATTATTTATACCGATGCATGGAAAACATGATGATCTTGCTTCACAAGAAGTAGCAGGATTAATGAAACAAGAAAGTAGTATTTATCCTTATGATGCCTCAATTGAGGAAAAAATTGATATGATTGGTAAATCAGATTTACTATTCGGTATGCGACTCCATTCCTTAATATTTGCAGCAATTACCTATACACCTTTTATAGCTCTTTCCTATGACCCAAAAATTGATGCATTTGCTTCAAGGGTGAAACAACCAGTACTAGGTCATGTGAAAGATACAGGATGGGATGATGAGACAGTATTTACCGAATTGGAACGAATGTTAGAACAGCGAAATAATGAACGAAAGAAATTGATTGAAATTGTTGAACCATTAAAGGAAGAGGCAATTCATGTTGCGAAGTCTGCAATTGAGGTCTTTCATTCGAAATAA
- a CDS encoding glycosyltransferase family 4 protein, whose product MLYLTIFICFISSVLLTPLVKKLAIKIGATDKPNYRKVHQKIMPRLGGLAIFISFIIGMLILSPEQKYTLPIIIGSLIIVITGVLDDMKELSAKVKLLGQIIAALVVVLWGGLHIDIINLPFGGSLSLGIFSIPFTIIWIIAITNAINLIDGLDGLAAGVSSIALISICGMAILQGNLGIAIMAAIVLASTLGFLLYNFHPAKIFMGDTGALFLGFIISVLSLLGFKSLTFISLIIPVIILGVPISDTFFAIIRRIVNKQPIGAPDKSHLHHCLLRIGFSHRQVVLIIYALAAMFGLAAFIFTMATMWGSFIFIAVMLIAIELFVESIGLIGKDYKPLIKFIRNRS is encoded by the coding sequence ATGCTCTACTTAACGATATTTATATGCTTTATAAGTTCGGTTTTACTAACTCCTTTAGTAAAGAAACTCGCTATAAAAATTGGCGCGACAGATAAACCAAATTATCGAAAAGTTCATCAAAAAATTATGCCACGATTAGGTGGATTAGCGATATTTATTAGTTTTATTATTGGAATGTTGATTTTAAGTCCAGAACAGAAATACACCTTACCGATCATTATCGGAAGCTTAATAATTGTAATTACTGGTGTTCTTGATGATATGAAGGAGCTTTCAGCCAAAGTAAAACTACTTGGTCAAATTATTGCAGCCCTAGTAGTTGTCCTTTGGGGAGGTCTTCATATTGATATTATCAACCTGCCTTTCGGTGGATCACTATCGCTTGGAATATTCAGTATACCGTTTACGATCATTTGGATCATCGCAATTACTAATGCGATTAACCTTATTGATGGATTAGATGGATTAGCAGCAGGTGTATCATCTATCGCACTTATTTCAATTTGTGGAATGGCAATCTTACAAGGGAATCTTGGTATTGCAATTATGGCGGCTATTGTTTTAGCAAGTACGCTCGGGTTTCTATTGTATAATTTTCATCCTGCTAAGATCTTTATGGGTGATACGGGAGCATTATTTTTAGGTTTTATTATTTCTGTATTATCATTATTAGGCTTCAAGAGTCTGACATTTATCTCTTTGATCATTCCAGTTATTATATTAGGTGTTCCGATTTCGGATACATTCTTTGCGATTATTCGCCGGATTGTTAATAAACAGCCGATTGGCGCTCCTGATAAATCACATCTGCATCACTGCTTATTAAGAATCGGTTTTTCTCACCGTCAAGTTGTACTTATTATTTATGCATTAGCTGCCATGTTTGGTTTAGCTGCATTTATTTTCACAATGGCAACAATGTGGGGATCATTTATCTTCATTGCAGTCATGCTTATTGCGATAGAACTTTTTGTAGAAAGTATCGGCTTAATCGGCAAGGATTATAAACCGTTAATAAAGTTTATAAGAAATCGATCGTAA
- a CDS encoding methyl-accepting chemotaxis protein: protein MRSLKGKIIGGFSIIVALCVILGMFNYISIMENNKKTDKIISKQLPLLTANNNLKYNISQRISAARGYILFDDVNYKVEFDQYTELSKDFQNEILKLTNSKEEKELINRSVSWQKSIEDEVFKVYDSGDKEKALENFKNKITPEGNLIISGFLQLSSNQENAILKNGNIAIDSGKNSLNLSMVVLIIIIILSIIISLVISSSITKPILKVAKRMKLITAGDLTSPDIKTKAKDEVAQLTKSVNEMNEQLRQFVTEISTASKTVSQQSEELTQASNEVVEGSKQIVSTMQELSAGAEVQAGSASELSESMHTLSQKINLAKENGMYVSETSQKVLSLTEEGNQAMNSSVEKIQLINATVKESVNKVTVLKEHTQSISELILVIKEISDQTNLLALNASIEAARAGEHGKGFAVVANEVKNLAEQVNVSISNITAIVTNIQSETENVTESLMQSYQQAEQGAIQVNQTGETFNKINHSIQYVGKKMQDISNDINDIAQNNEKLNIAISNIASVSEEAAAGIEQTSAAAEQSSSTLEEVSTHAGKLAGLAEDLNTLIHKFKI from the coding sequence ATGCGTAGCTTAAAGGGAAAAATTATTGGTGGTTTTAGTATTATTGTGGCCCTTTGTGTAATTTTAGGTATGTTCAACTATATTTCTATAATGGAAAATAATAAAAAAACCGATAAGATTATTTCTAAACAACTTCCACTTCTAACCGCTAATAATAATCTAAAATATAATATCTCCCAAAGAATTTCAGCTGCTAGAGGATATATTTTATTTGACGATGTAAATTATAAAGTGGAGTTCGATCAGTATACGGAACTTAGTAAAGATTTTCAAAATGAAATTCTTAAGTTGACCAACTCAAAGGAAGAAAAAGAACTAATCAATAGAAGCGTTAGTTGGCAGAAATCCATTGAAGATGAAGTGTTTAAAGTATATGACTCTGGAGACAAGGAAAAAGCATTAGAGAATTTTAAAAATAAAATTACTCCTGAAGGAAACTTAATCATATCGGGATTTCTACAGTTATCTTCCAATCAGGAAAATGCCATTCTAAAAAATGGGAATATTGCCATTGATTCAGGAAAGAACTCTTTAAATTTAAGTATGGTCGTATTAATTATCATCATTATTCTGTCTATCATTATATCTTTAGTTATTTCAAGCTCTATTACAAAACCAATACTAAAAGTGGCAAAACGAATGAAGCTAATTACTGCTGGTGATTTAACTAGTCCTGACATTAAAACAAAAGCAAAGGATGAAGTGGCACAATTAACCAAGAGCGTCAATGAGATGAATGAACAGCTGCGGCAGTTTGTCACAGAAATTTCAACTGCATCAAAAACTGTTTCACAGCAAAGTGAAGAATTAACTCAAGCATCAAATGAAGTCGTAGAAGGTAGTAAACAAATTGTTTCAACCATGCAGGAATTATCTGCAGGTGCAGAAGTACAAGCCGGTTCTGCTTCTGAACTTTCCGAATCTATGCATACTCTATCGCAAAAAATAAATTTAGCCAAAGAAAATGGAATGTATGTATCAGAGACTTCTCAGAAAGTACTTTCGCTCACAGAGGAAGGAAATCAGGCAATGAACTCTTCTGTGGAAAAAATTCAGTTAATAAACGCTACGGTCAAAGAATCAGTGAATAAAGTTACTGTATTAAAGGAACATACACAAAGCATTTCAGAATTAATTTTAGTGATTAAAGAAATATCAGACCAAACTAATTTATTAGCCTTAAACGCTTCAATTGAAGCTGCCCGCGCAGGTGAACATGGTAAAGGGTTTGCTGTCGTTGCGAATGAAGTTAAAAATTTAGCTGAACAAGTAAATGTCTCAATTTCAAATATCACCGCTATTGTGACAAATATTCAATCAGAAACAGAAAACGTGACAGAGTCATTAATGCAAAGCTATCAACAGGCGGAACAAGGGGCAATACAAGTCAATCAAACTGGCGAAACTTTCAATAAAATTAATCATTCAATCCAATATGTAGGCAAAAAAATGCAAGATATATCAAATGATATTAATGATATTGCTCAGAATAATGAAAAACTTAACATTGCGATATCCAATATCGCCTCCGTTTCTGAGGAGGCAGCTGCAGGAATCGAGCAAACATCAGCTGCGGCGGAACAATCAAGCAGTACACTAGAAGAAGTTTCAACACATGCGGGCAAGCTAGCAGGACTAGCAGAAGATCTTAATACATTGATTCATAAATTCAAAATATAG
- a CDS encoding competence protein ComK, with product MIKEVDYTISSSTMALEPIDKGGFLTKVYDESGIILSTNSPLELLINACDIRDSNYHWRINIVKKTLSFYKKTPLVICPIESIYAFPTTSPQEYHCQWIFPEHIDVYAMKMGRPVIIFDNELEMDLNCQMRILIEQIDRAKKCTTHFRSLLQKSFIHILYRKN from the coding sequence GTGATTAAAGAAGTTGATTATACTATCTCTAGCTCCACTATGGCACTTGAACCTATAGATAAAGGGGGATTCCTTACTAAGGTTTATGATGAAAGTGGAATCATTTTAAGTACCAATTCTCCCCTCGAGTTACTTATAAATGCCTGCGATATTAGAGATTCTAATTATCACTGGCGAATAAACATTGTTAAAAAGACATTATCCTTTTATAAAAAAACTCCGTTAGTTATTTGTCCAATTGAATCGATTTATGCATTTCCAACCACTTCTCCCCAAGAATATCACTGCCAATGGATTTTCCCGGAACATATTGATGTATATGCAATGAAAATGGGGCGCCCAGTTATTATTTTTGATAATGAACTAGAAATGGACCTGAACTGTCAAATGCGCATCCTGATAGAACAAATAGATCGTGCCAAAAAGTGTACCACTCATTTTCGTTCCTTATTGCAAAAAAGCTTTATTCACATATTGTATAGAAAAAACTAA
- a CDS encoding MFS transporter, whose amino-acid sequence MGQLLKNRFVRAIFVSALFLQVGIWVRNFAVLLFVMEKTNGNALAVSMISVAEFAPIFIFSFIGGTFADRWKPKKTMIWCDFLSAVSIFAVILALVFGTWKAVFFATLISAILSQFSQPSGMKLFKMHLQEELIQSAMSIYQTIFAIFMILGPVLGTFVFQQFGIDISIMITGIAFLLSAAALTLIPADHSMEKGEKTTTLWEEMKSGIRYVLAKRELKLLGICFMAAGLGIGLIQPLNIFLVTERLSLPKENLQWLLMVNGVGMILGGVFSMIFSKTTPPQRLLMMGMLANAIGMSIIGASTLLWVTLIVEFMCGFFMPSIQIGINTMILQNTDSDYIGRVNGTLSPLFTGSMVVTMSMAGYLKDQWTIVTMFELSAALFIIGVLFILPLYNKAVPKKMEISKDSV is encoded by the coding sequence ATGGGACAATTATTAAAAAATAGATTTGTTCGTGCGATATTTGTATCAGCGTTATTTTTACAGGTTGGAATTTGGGTTAGAAACTTTGCAGTTCTTTTATTCGTTATGGAGAAAACTAATGGGAATGCATTAGCTGTTTCAATGATCTCAGTTGCAGAATTTGCACCGATTTTTATTTTCTCATTTATTGGAGGAACATTTGCAGATCGTTGGAAGCCGAAAAAAACTATGATTTGGTGTGATTTTTTAAGTGCTGTGTCCATCTTTGCAGTGATTCTTGCACTAGTATTTGGTACTTGGAAGGCAGTATTCTTTGCTACACTCATCTCAGCCATCCTTTCACAATTTTCACAACCATCAGGGATGAAACTCTTTAAGATGCATCTGCAAGAGGAATTGATTCAATCAGCTATGTCCATCTATCAAACCATTTTTGCTATTTTTATGATCTTAGGTCCAGTTCTAGGAACCTTTGTCTTCCAACAGTTTGGGATTGATATTTCAATAATGATTACGGGTATTGCTTTTCTACTATCTGCTGCTGCCCTAACACTAATACCAGCAGACCATTCTATGGAGAAGGGAGAAAAAACAACTACTCTTTGGGAAGAAATGAAGAGTGGAATTCGGTATGTACTAGCTAAGAGAGAATTAAAGCTGTTAGGCATTTGTTTTATGGCAGCTGGCTTAGGAATTGGTTTAATTCAACCACTGAATATTTTTCTTGTTACTGAGCGATTAAGCTTGCCAAAAGAAAATCTTCAATGGCTTCTCATGGTAAACGGTGTCGGGATGATATTAGGTGGGGTCTTTTCAATGATATTTTCAAAAACAACGCCTCCCCAAAGACTATTGATGATGGGGATGTTAGCTAATGCGATTGGTATGAGCATTATTGGGGCATCCACTCTACTTTGGGTAACATTAATTGTAGAATTTATGTGTGGCTTCTTCATGCCGAGTATACAGATTGGGATTAATACGATGATTTTACAAAATACAGATTCCGACTATATCGGAAGGGTAAATGGTACACTGAGCCCTTTATTCACGGGATCAATGGTAGTAACAATGAGTATGGCTGGATACCTTAAGGATCAATGGACAATCGTTACAATGTTCGAACTTTCAGCTGCACTATTTATTATCGGAGTGCTGTTTATCTTGCCACTTTACAACAAAGCAGTACCGAAAAAAATGGAAATATCTAAGGATAGTGTATAA
- a CDS encoding sensor histidine kinase: MFINRLSTQKKLFIMFLIVALVPLLTLGIISYLQSSKVVNGKLANYNHFAGEKIKTQLDQILVDMYYGSSAIQQYLADSTAVNLRHQEPKTYSDFKEMNNLERLLQAHKKSNIRGIYVITSSGYFYGGYDFKFDLFKKQEIWKRSVWSGNPSIGIYQPTHYKDNNPKHVLGLIVPLKYSYGVLNNGYLLIETDVDDLFELMKVLEKDLHSRIEIKNELGQSLYHSTSKEAARKDDIIWKEQTNINNWNVEIRVPRDKFYQSSRVIFKIVLIGIGISFLLASMLSFIFSNQFTKKILNLKFAIDEVSKGIFDTKLSIHTKDEIGKLSFHFNRMVDKIKQLMEEIKQKELMKREAEMKAIHYQINPHLLFNTLNTIQWKARLDGNKEIGQMLLHLSKVLEGNLNFSIELISIKEELEAIEHFLVIQRLRYGDHFNFHLVMDEKLSNGLIPRMTLQPMLENIFFHAFEDGEGIIELEILESGEYFRLSLKDNGKGMSQDKLNTLFTRPEDNVRGGIGLYNVKQKFQIYFGKDFLIRADSVLTQGTFITISWPKRWRDTRG, from the coding sequence GTGTTTATAAATAGGCTTAGCACACAGAAAAAATTATTTATTATGTTTTTAATTGTTGCACTGGTTCCTTTACTAACACTAGGAATTATTTCATATTTACAGTCCTCTAAAGTTGTTAATGGAAAATTAGCAAATTATAACCACTTTGCAGGGGAGAAAATTAAAACTCAATTAGATCAAATTTTAGTTGATATGTATTATGGATCATCTGCTATTCAACAATACTTAGCGGATAGTACAGCAGTAAATTTGAGACATCAGGAACCAAAAACGTACTCAGATTTTAAGGAGATGAATAATTTAGAGAGACTGTTGCAGGCACATAAAAAATCGAATATTCGTGGGATATACGTAATCACTTCATCAGGGTATTTTTATGGGGGCTATGATTTTAAATTCGATTTATTTAAGAAACAGGAAATATGGAAGCGTAGTGTTTGGAGTGGAAATCCTAGTATTGGGATCTATCAGCCTACACATTACAAGGATAATAATCCAAAACATGTATTGGGATTAATTGTGCCATTAAAATACTCATATGGAGTATTAAACAATGGATATCTTTTAATAGAAACCGATGTGGATGATTTATTTGAATTAATGAAGGTACTTGAAAAAGATCTCCATTCAAGAATTGAAATTAAAAATGAATTGGGACAATCACTTTACCACTCTACTTCTAAAGAAGCAGCTAGGAAAGATGATATTATTTGGAAAGAACAGACAAACATTAATAATTGGAATGTTGAAATTCGGGTTCCAAGAGATAAATTTTATCAATCGTCACGAGTGATTTTTAAAATTGTTTTAATAGGAATTGGGATCTCATTTCTACTGGCGTCAATGCTATCCTTTATTTTTTCCAATCAGTTTACAAAGAAAATCTTAAATTTAAAGTTTGCAATTGATGAAGTAAGTAAAGGAATTTTCGATACAAAACTCTCTATTCATACAAAAGATGAGATAGGTAAACTTAGTTTTCACTTTAATCGAATGGTTGATAAGATAAAACAATTAATGGAAGAAATTAAACAAAAAGAATTGATGAAACGTGAAGCTGAAATGAAGGCGATCCATTATCAAATTAACCCTCATCTTCTATTTAATACGTTAAACACCATTCAGTGGAAGGCACGCTTAGATGGAAATAAGGAAATTGGACAAATGCTATTACATTTGTCAAAAGTTCTTGAAGGTAATTTAAATTTTTCTATTGAACTTATTTCAATAAAGGAAGAGTTGGAGGCAATTGAGCATTTTTTAGTTATTCAGAGACTTAGATATGGCGATCATTTTAATTTTCACTTAGTAATGGATGAGAAACTTAGTAATGGGTTAATTCCGAGAATGACATTGCAACCTATGCTTGAAAATATATTTTTCCATGCTTTTGAGGATGGAGAAGGAATCATTGAACTAGAGATTCTTGAGAGTGGTGAATATTTCCGGTTGTCTTTAAAGGACAATGGGAAAGGAATGTCACAGGATAAGTTGAATACTTTATTTACACGGCCAGAGGATAATGTACGTGGTGGTATTGGTTTATATAATGTAAAACAAAAATTCCAAATCTACTTTGGAAAGGATTTCTTAATTAGAGCGGATTCAGTGCTCACTCAAGGAACATTTATTACTATATCTTGGCCAAAAAGGTGGAGAGATACTCGTGGATAA
- a CDS encoding response regulator transcription factor: MDKSLIKVLIVDDDTIVRRGLRATINWSHYGMKVISEAPNGKRGWEEFLKYHPDIVITDIVMPEENGLDFARRIKAYSPRTKILLLSCHKDFEYAQEGLKLGASGYILKTVFEDSELDHFLTSFQQELSQSTKEVLASDIQESFNFWIRDDQSDFDHQLEMFFKNDWSWMNQPFYVYLIYKSTASLLKSIPRMVNAVSLSVNDSYTFIFIEQAFHQTFLGNLIELKARQKDLDWIYEGPLSGMQEWMKVVRAFHHAQKEGLLFECPNVIIMAIDYIVRNLSNPMSVSDIAKEVKMSRSHLSTSFKRATGESIHSYIEKKRLQWAKQLLNESKLTIQEIGELIGIMDAKYFSKWFKRCTGFPPSNYRIQQKDDIGQTNWQAK, encoded by the coding sequence GTGGATAAGTCACTTATTAAAGTATTAATTGTAGACGATGATACAATCGTACGACGAGGTTTAAGGGCAACGATTAATTGGAGCCACTACGGGATGAAGGTAATTTCAGAAGCTCCAAATGGAAAACGTGGATGGGAGGAGTTTTTAAAATATCATCCAGATATTGTTATAACGGATATTGTGATGCCTGAAGAAAATGGTCTTGATTTTGCACGAAGAATTAAGGCATACTCACCACGTACGAAAATCCTTTTATTGAGTTGTCATAAAGATTTTGAATATGCACAGGAAGGATTAAAACTTGGGGCATCAGGCTATATATTAAAAACAGTATTCGAGGATTCGGAATTAGACCATTTTCTTACTTCCTTTCAACAGGAATTATCCCAATCTACGAAAGAAGTTTTAGCATCAGATATACAAGAATCCTTTAATTTTTGGATTAGGGATGATCAAAGTGATTTTGATCATCAATTGGAGATGTTCTTCAAGAATGACTGGAGTTGGATGAATCAACCTTTCTATGTCTATCTAATATATAAGTCCACTGCTTCATTATTGAAGTCTATCCCAAGGATGGTGAATGCTGTATCCTTATCAGTTAATGATAGTTATACTTTCATTTTTATAGAACAAGCTTTCCACCAAACTTTTTTAGGTAATCTGATTGAATTGAAAGCGAGACAAAAAGATCTGGATTGGATATATGAGGGTCCATTATCTGGGATGCAGGAGTGGATGAAAGTGGTAAGAGCTTTTCACCATGCACAAAAAGAAGGATTATTATTTGAATGCCCAAATGTTATTATAATGGCGATTGATTATATTGTTAGAAACTTATCAAATCCTATGAGCGTTTCAGATATTGCTAAAGAAGTGAAAATGAGTAGGAGTCATTTAAGTACATCGTTTAAGAGAGCAACAGGTGAAAGTATTCACTCATATATAGAGAAAAAACGTCTTCAATGGGCAAAGCAGCTTTTAAATGAATCGAAATTAACCATCCAAGAAATTGGTGAACTTATTGGAATTATGGATGCTAAATATTTTAGTAAGTGGTTCAAACGGTGTACAGGTTTTCCTCCTTCCAATTATCGTATCCAACAAAAAGACGATATAGGGCAAACAAATTGGCAAGCTAAATGA